The DNA segment GCTGCGGCGGATCATCTGGATGCCTTCAGCGACCAGGAACTGGGAGATCTCATCGGGTTCTGAACCCTCCGCCAGCCCGGGCGGACTGGCGGTGAGGCAGACCGGACCTTGTCAGGCCAGCTTTTCAAGACGGTCGAGCGCCGCAATGTGGTGGTTGATCCGGGGGAGCAATTCGCTGCGGACCGCCTCCTTGTGTGAAGGCATCATTTCTTCCCCTTCCAGCGCCGCCTCATAGTCGGAACGGCCTTTTTCCTCGCCCTTCTTGAGGGATTCCAGGGCGGAGTCCTCGCCGAACAGATTGGCGGTTCCCTGGACCACCTTCGCGAAAACACCCCAAGCACCTGACTCCTCCTCCGGGGTGCCACCCATCTCCCGCACGTTCTGCGAAAGGCGGGCTGCGGAGAGGGCATGTTCCGTCCGGATCTTCTGCAGTTCCGCGACAGCGGGCTTTCCGGCGTAGTGGTTGATGGCAAGCGAGTAGGTCTCGACGGCAGAAAGCTCACCGCGGAGCAGGCTGTTGCAGACCCGGATGCAGGATTCGTTCGATTCGGTGGTTTTCATGGTGGTAGGTGGTTGGG comes from the Luteolibacter sp. SL250 genome and includes:
- a CDS encoding DUF2383 domain-containing protein, coding for MKTTESNESCIRVCNSLLRGELSAVETYSLAINHYAGKPAVAELQKIRTEHALSAARLSQNVREMGGTPEEESGAWGVFAKVVQGTANLFGEDSALESLKKGEEKGRSDYEAALEGEEMMPSHKEAVRSELLPRINHHIAALDRLEKLA